The segment TAACCTCCTCCACAGTAAAAAAGTGAATGAGTAATCCAAGTCTATAAACTTCAGCAATTAATTTTTGATCCATTGCAACACCTACTTATATATAATTTTGCACACATACAGTAATAAGTTACCATGCATCCATTGCGTCTTTTCTATTTCATTCCCTACGTTTCATGATTAGAAGTAAGGAAATAATTAGTGTGACTATAGGAAAAATAATATTCCAGCTAGATAAATTAGCTCCATATAGTATCAACTCCAATAAAATGTTTGCTAATAATGTAGTAATAACTCCTAGCATAATTTTTTTAGTTATCCATGCCACTAATAGCCCCAGGGATATAACAATAAAAGGTATGATGACTAGTTATAATAAAAACGGGTCCATTCCTTCATATACCATCAAATAGGAACCTCTCTTTCCTCCATGACAATTAGGTGCTACTGTCTTTTTAAATATACAACATTTTCCAACAGAAAACATTCCTTAGACCAACTTGGCTGTCAGCTTTTGTTTTTTCCCATACTATAATTCATAAAACCTTTATGCTTTCTTATAGAGAATTGGATAATTAAATATAAGAGGGATATATGGACGAATTGCCCTTTTTTTCATTCTTTTCTTTGGCAATACGCTTGTTTTATCACACTGCGCCCTATATTTTATACGAGTTTAAAACTCCATTCCGCATAGAGAGGGCATTACCCCATATTATATCTATCACTTTCTTTCTCGTAAGCTGTTTCTTTGTAAACCGTTTCAATCCCAAGTACAATAGCTAATATAAGTAAGTATTTTACAAGAGAGAGGGAGTAAGCAGTCATGAACAGCAAAGTGAACACAAAACAACTTATTGATCCATCTTATAAATTATATATTGATGGCAAGTGGACAGAAGGCACCGAGGGAAGAAAACTAGCAAGCTATAGTCCTAGTACAGGCGAAAAACTCTCTGAAATTGTTGATGCAACACACGCCGATGTCGATGCAGCAGTAGAAGCAGCGACAAGAGCATTTCAATCTTGGAAAACCATTAGCATTGAAGAAAGAAGCAAATTACTTCTACAAATTGCTGATTTGATAGACAAAAACGCAGACCATCTAGCCATGGTGGAGACATTAGATAATGGTAAACCAATTAGAGAATCACGCGGTGCTGATGTTCCATTATGCGCTGACCATTTCCGCTATTTCGCTGGCGTTATTCGTTCTGAAGAAGGAACTGCGAAAGAGCTAGATAATGATACATTAACGTTAACACTAAAAGAACCAATTGGAGTCGTAGGCCAAATTATCCCATGGAACTTCCCATTACTAATGGCGGCTTGGAAAATTGCGCCAGCTATTGCTGCAGGGAACACGGTCATTATTCATCCGTCTTCCTCTACGTCACTTAGTTTATTAGAATTGGCGAAGTTACTAGACCAAGTGTTACCAGCAGGCGTCGTCAATGTGATTACAGGTAGAGGTGCTGATTCGGGTGATTATATGCTACACCACGAAGGTATTAGCAAATTAGCCTTTACAGGATCAACAGAAGTTGGATATACCGTAGCCAAAGCAGCCGCTGACCGTTTAGTGCCATCGACATTAGAGCTAGGTGGAAAGTCGGCCAATATTTTCTTTAATGATGCGCCATGGGAACGAGCCATTGAAGGGGCACAATCCGGCATTTTATTTAACCAAGGACAAGTATGTAGCGCTGGATCTCGTATTTTCGTTCAAGAAGGCATTTATGATAAATTTGTCAGTGAATTAAAAGAAGCATTTGAAAATATTAAAGTTGGACTACCTTGGGAAGATGGCGTGCAAATGGGCGCACAAA is part of the Virgibacillus dokdonensis genome and harbors:
- a CDS encoding aldehyde dehydrogenase family protein, whose amino-acid sequence is MNSKVNTKQLIDPSYKLYIDGKWTEGTEGRKLASYSPSTGEKLSEIVDATHADVDAAVEAATRAFQSWKTISIEERSKLLLQIADLIDKNADHLAMVETLDNGKPIRESRGADVPLCADHFRYFAGVIRSEEGTAKELDNDTLTLTLKEPIGVVGQIIPWNFPLLMAAWKIAPAIAAGNTVIIHPSSSTSLSLLELAKLLDQVLPAGVVNVITGRGADSGDYMLHHEGISKLAFTGSTEVGYTVAKAAADRLVPSTLELGGKSANIFFNDAPWERAIEGAQSGILFNQGQVCSAGSRIFVQEGIYDKFVSELKEAFENIKVGLPWEDGVQMGAQINQKQLDKILQYVEIGQQEGAKLITGGYQIKENGMENGVFMAPTILTDADNNMRISQEEIFGPVATVIKFKTEEEAIRLANDSEYGLGGGVWTRDLNTALRVSRKVETGRMWVNQYTNFSAGAPFGGYKKSGIGRETYKSILDAYTQTKNIFISMKEEKDGLY